One Mytilus trossulus isolate FHL-02 chromosome 5, PNRI_Mtr1.1.1.hap1, whole genome shotgun sequence DNA segment encodes these proteins:
- the LOC134719305 gene encoding uncharacterized protein LOC134719305, giving the protein MAPLSDEEENYVRLALLLKGVTPRAVRTYFDREFPPTYLPSTLNTNYNTLWELKLKRIINQAQWNLLIPRNGIPDSKSFDVTLMICLIRNLTSINPPVNGFDSLPLPGETTPGSDLARIKYYRNKLAHHDSNTIDTAYFHTAWTDISNAVRRLGGETMYQECKELKVKILDQSNHEIVLEIKQSLKEMKELRKTIDILGTEHTKVTENLRELQSSYSTLKTSQNTLQAEHIEVRESLKDPIPSNIKDQFKRQIEYWEKTDKMFVSTRASAYVMKKLEDKSCVTLTAPSGAGKSFIARHTALVLQKAGYKIVPVRQPVDIRNYYQPGEQTVFIVDDICGNFTVNQQQIENWTQHLPVIETIIADKCCKIIVSCRLQVYKDDKFNILEPFQSCECNLISDKLCLTSVEKNIIANKYIGSSLVDIDKLSQHSDFFPLLCSLYNEGKHGNVNEFFKNPYIVYKNKLDNLRRHGSEVQICSLSLLVLFNNQLGEKWFQGRITNDQTKIIKDTCETFGINSIPKISLKKELDTLVGTYVCKQDGIYRTIHDKLFDFLAYYFGQQMIECLIDHGDSNLLHQRFIWQKSDDKTSNIDFIIEIPDDYLESYLQRFIKDWLAGKVADVFNNNNMKVSSFRQKLVENLEQLEISMQMTLANTVDTVRTQWCNSSGSTPLIWSCNEGYTDMVQWMSRNDVDVDQCTDDGESGILQASENGHTDIVNLLLERNPDVNLCNTNGCSPLLMASSNGHTDIVNLLLERNPDVNLCNNNGLSPLLQASQHGHTDIVKLLLERNPDVNLCNKDGLSPLLQASMCGHTDIVKLLLERNPDVNLCNKKGSTPLTMASMCGHTDIVRLLLEGNPDPCDHTPLSTSYVYNNISISNSPSLVQPIMKHKPDINAQTYVGGNALYFSALFEHIEITQLLLENNADSNICIYSKQYIAEMMKNHQTGTLGALEQLLFDTLVNSTSSRVTEYVSQKSVDYAFAVVAGSSPLHIACFMGRLDVVCCLLDNNANINITKEDGTTPLFYSCEVGHEDIVRLLLDKKAETKICRLDGKSPLKIAIDNKHTAIVEIVTEHIHRTEPLL; this is encoded by the exons ATGGCACCTCTTTCTGATGAAGAAGAAAATTATGTCCGTCTAGCATTGTTATTGAAAGGAGTGACACCTAGAGCAGTCCGTACCTATTTTGACAGAGAATTTCCACCTACGTATCTACCATCAACGCTGAATACAAATTACAACACTCTTTgggaattgaaattaaaaagaatcatTAATCAGGCTCAATGGAATCTTTTGATTCCAAGAAATG GGATTCCGGATTCCAAATCATTCGATGTAACGTTGATGATCTGTTTAATCAGAAACTTGACCTCTATCAATCCACCAGTCAATGGATTTGACAGTCTACCACTACCAGGGGAAACAACTCCAGGATCTGATTTAGCcagaataaaatattataggAATAAACTAGCTCATCATGATAGTAATACAATAGACACTGCCTATTTCCATACAGCATGGAcagatatatcaaat GCGGTTAGACGATTGGGAGGTGAAACAATGTATCAAGAGTGTAAAGAGTTGAAGGTAAAAATCTTAGATCAGTCGAATCATGAAATTGTATTGGAAATCAAACAATCACTCAAAGAGATGAAAGAACTGAGAAAAACAATAGACATTTTGGGAACCGAACACACAAAAGTGACAGAAAATCTTAGAGAGTTACAATCTTCCTACAGTACATTAAAGACGTCCCAAAATACTTTACAGGCTGAACACATAGAAGTTAGAGAAAGTTTAAAAGACCCAATACCATCAAACATTAAAG atcaatttaaaagacaaatagaaTACTGGGAAAAGACAGATAAAATGTTTGTGTCTACGAGAGCTAGTGCTTATGTCATGAAAAAGTTAGAGGACAAAAGTTGTGTGACTTTAACTGCCCCTTCAGGAGCTGGAAAATCATTTATTGCAAGACACACAGCACTAGTTTTACAGAAAGCAGGATACAAAATAGTGCCCGTGAGACAACCGGTTGATATCAGAAATTATTATCAACCTGGTGAACAGACAGTTTTTATTGTAGATGACATTTGTGGAAATTTCACTGTGAACCAACAACAGATAGAGAACTGGACACAACATTTACCAGTGATTGAAACAATTATAGCAGACAAATGTTGTAAGATTATTGTATCATGTAGGTTACAAGTCTATAAAGATGATaagtttaatattttagaaCCTTTTCAATCCTGTGAATGTAACTTGATATCCGACAAGTTATGTCTGACATCtgtcgaaaaaaatattatagccAACAAATATATTGGTTCAAGCTTGGTCGATATTGATAAATTGTCACAACATAGTGATTTCTTTCCACTGTTGTGCTCTTTATATAATGAGGGAAAACATGGAAATGtaaatgaatttttcaaaaatccatatattgtctataaaaataaactagACAATTTAAGAAGGCATGGGAGTGAAGTGCAAATATGCAGTCTATCTTTATTAGTTCTTTTTAACAATCAGCTTGGGGAGAAATGGTTCCAGGGTAGAATTACAAATGATCAAACAAAGATAATAAAAGACACTTGTGAGACTTTTGGAATCAACAGCATACCAAAAATATCTCTAAAGAAAGAACTTGACACTCTAGTTGGGACATATGTCTGTAAACAGGATGGTATTTACAGAACAATACATGATAAACTATTTGACTTCCTTGCCTATTACTTTGGTCAACAAATGATTGAATGTTTAATAGACCATGGTGATAGTAATTTATTACATCAACGTTTTATTTGGCAGAAATCTGATGACAAGACAAGTAACATAGATTTCATTATTGAAATACCAGATGATTATTTAGAATCGTATTTACAAAGGTTTATCAAAGACTGGTTAGCAGGAAAGGTTGCAGATGTGTTCAATAACAATAATATGAAAGTGTCATCATTCAGACAAAAGTTAGTAGAGAACTTAGAACAGCTTGAAATATCAATGCAAATGACATTAGCCAATACAGTGGACACAGTGAGAACACAGTGGTGCAATTCTTCAGGTTCTACTCCACTGATATGGAGTTGTAATGAGGGTTATACTGATATGGTACAGTGGATGTCACGTAATGATGTTGATGTGGATCAATGTACAGATGATGGAGAAAGTGGAATATTGCAGGCAAGTGAAAATGGACATACTGACATAGTAAATTTACTGTTAGAGAGAAATCCTGATGTTAATCTATGTAATACTAATGGCTGTAGTCCTCTGTTAATGGCAAGTTCTAACGGACATACTGACATAGTAAATTTACTGTTAGAGAGGAATCCTGATGTTAATCTATGTAACAATAATGGCTTGAGTCCTCTGTTACAGGCAAGTCAACACGGACATACCGATATAGTAAAGTTACTGTTAGAGAGGAATCCTGATGTTAATCTATGTAACAAGGATGGCTTGAGTCCTCTGTTACAGGCAAGTATGTGTGGACATACTGATATAGTAAAGTTACTGTTAGAGAGAAATCCTGATGTTAATCTATGTAACAAGAAAGGATCTACTCCTCTGACAATGGCAAGTATGTGTGGACATACTGATATAGTTAGATTACTGTTAGAGGGGAATCCTGATCCATGTGACCATACACCACTTAGTACGTCATATGTTTATAATAACATCAGTATCAGTAACAGTCCTAGTCTTGTCCAGccaataatgaaacataaaccaGACATTAATGCCCAGACATATGTTGGAGGTAATGCTTTATATTTCAGTGCACTGTTTGAACACATTGAGATAACACAGTTACTGTTAGAGAATAATGCTGACTCTAATATCTGTATCTATAGTAAACAGTATATAGCAGAAATGATGAAAAATCATCAAACTGGAACTTTGGGAGCATTAGAACAATTATTATTCGATACCCTTGTAAATAGTACATCATCACGTGTAACAGAATACGTCAGTCAGAAGTCAGTAGATTATGCCTTTGCTGTAGTAGCAGGTTCCTCTCCATTACATATAGCTTGTTTTATGGGAAGGTTGGATGTAGTCTGTTGTCTTTTGGACAACAATGCTAacattaacataacaaaagaaGACGGCACCACACCCTTATTTTATTCATGTGAAGTAGGACATGAGGATATTGTACGTTTATTGTTAGATAAAAAGGCAGAAACAAAGATATGCAGACTTGATGGGAAATCTCCTTTAAAGATTGCAATTGATAATAAGCATACAGCTATAGTTGAGATTGTAACAGAACACATTCATAGGACAGAACCACTTCTTTAA